Below is a genomic region from Verrucomicrobiota bacterium JB022.
TCGGGTGGCCGTTTTTACGCGACTGCAGGAGCTGCAGGCCGATCCGAAACGGGCACGCCCCTTGGTTGTGTTGACGACCCCGCCGGCGCTGCTGGCCCCTGCCCCTCCGTTGCGCCAGATGCAGCAGCAGAGCATCCGGCTGCGCACCGGCGAAGAGTTCGGCTTTCAAGAGCTGCAGCGCCAGTTGACGGAGGTGCTGGACTACGATTTTGAGCCGGTGTGCGAACACCCGGGGCAATACGCAGTGCGCGGCGGCTTGATCGACGTCTACCCGCTGAACGAGACGCAGCCGATACGGATCGACTTCTTTGGCGACGAGATCGACAGCCTGCGCACGTTTGACCCGACGTCTCAGCGGACGATCGACACGCGGCAGGAGGTGGTGATCGCCCCGCGCACGAGCCTGCCCGAGCCGGAGGAGAGCGACGGCAGCACGATCTTCGACTACCTGCCGGACGCGGTGGGCTGGGTTTTTGCCGAGCCCGACCGCCTGATCGACACGCACACCGCAGCTTTCGAGACGTTTGAAAACCTGCGCAACCCCAAGCCGCACATGGGCTGGGCCTGGGAGCGTCGCGAAAAGACGCGCGATACTTACCTGGGCGTGACCGAGTTTGACGAGATCGAGCATGTGCTGGCGCTGGGGGGGCCGCGAACCCCGCTCAAGGCCACCAGCCTGGAGCCTTACCGGGTCCACGCGCTCGACAGTTCGGTAGGTCAAGAGCGGGTGCAGGCCGAGCAGGATTCGCGCAACCGCTTTCTGGAGCAGCTTTTGCAATGGCAGCAGGCGGGAGAAACGGTGTGGCTGCTCGCCCCCACCGACGCCGACCAGAAGCGCTGGGAGGAGATCATTGCCGAAACGCCCGGCCTCAAGGATTTCAAGCCCCTCTACCAGCGCGGCGACATTGCCAAGGGCTTTCGCTGGGAGCTGGGAAAGCAGGCCCAGCCACTCGCCAAGAGCCTGCCAGACTTGAAGAAGCGCCCGGGCTGGGTCGTCGTGGGCGCGAGCGATCTCTTTTCGCGACGGCAGGCTCCTCCACGCCGCAGCAAGCAACGCAAGCTGCTCCAGCGCCGCCCCATCGACCAGATGCTCGACTTCAGCGAGTTGGCCGATGGCGACGTGCTCGTCCACCTCGCGCACGGCATCTGCCTTTACCGTGGGCTGCGCAAGATGGACATCAAGGGACGCGAAGAGGAGGTCATCTCGCTGGAATTTGCGGACAAGCTGACGCTCCACCTGCCGCTCCAGGAGTCGCACCTGCTTACCCGCTATGTCGGCCTGACCAAATCGCACCCCAAGCTGGCCAAGCTGGGCGGCAACACTTGGGAAAAGAGCCGCCGCGCCGCCGAAAAGGCGACCGTCGATTTTGCCGCACAGCTCATCCAACTGCAGGCCGAACGTGAGCAGGGCGAGGGCTTTGCCTGCCTGCCCGACACCGAGTGGCAGCGCGAATTCGAGGGCGCCTTCCCTCACCGGGAAACCAACGACCAACTGCGCTCGATCGACGATGCCAAGCGCGACATGGAAAAGCCGCACCCGATGGATCGCCTGCTGTGCGGCGATGTGGGCTTTGGCAAGACCGAGGTGGCGATGCGCGCGGCGTTCAAGGCGGTGATGAGCGGCAAGCAGGTGGCCGTGCTCGTGCCCACGACCATTCTGGCCCAGCAGCACTACAATACGTTCCGCGAGCGCATGGCGGACTTTCCGGTCACGATCGAGATGATCAGCCGTTTCCGCCAGAAGAAGCAGCAAGACAAGATCCTCGAAGAGGTCGCGGGGGGGAAGATCGACATCCTCATCGGCACGCACCGGCTGTTGACCGGCGACGTTGAATTCAAGGACCTGGGCCTGCTGGTGATCGACGAAGAGCACCGCTTTGGCGTGCGCCACAAGGAGAAGCTGAAGCAGTTCAAAACCCAGGTGGACGTATTTGCGATGAGCGCGACGCCCATCCCTCGCACGCTCTACCTCGCGCTGATGGGCGTGCGCGACCTCAGCGTGATCGAGACGCCGCCGGCGGACCGCCTGCCGGTGCAGACCATCGTCAAGGGCTACGACGTCAACCTCGTGAAAAAGGCGATCACGGAGGAACTCGACCGGGGCGGTCAGGTCTTTTACTTGCACAACCGCGTGCAGACGATCGAAGCCGTGGCGGCCAAGATCGAGGAGTTGGTGCCGCAGGCCCGCGTAGGCGTCGGCCACGGCCAGATGCCCGAAGCGATGCTCGAGCGCGTGATGACGAAGTTTGTGGCGGGCGAATACGATGTGCTCGTCTGCACCACGATCATCGAAAACGGCCTCGATATCCCCAACTGC
It encodes:
- the mfd gene encoding transcription-repair coupling factor, whose product is MRFLGVAPEAAPWVTELWRQEQKGPVTIIQVKNGAEAERWAALLETLQGLAFTGDQRAEIWLLPPPPDFDTEQTRNAEGQLDRVAVFTRLQELQADPKRARPLVVLTTPPALLAPAPPLRQMQQQSIRLRTGEEFGFQELQRQLTEVLDYDFEPVCEHPGQYAVRGGLIDVYPLNETQPIRIDFFGDEIDSLRTFDPTSQRTIDTRQEVVIAPRTSLPEPEESDGSTIFDYLPDAVGWVFAEPDRLIDTHTAAFETFENLRNPKPHMGWAWERREKTRDTYLGVTEFDEIEHVLALGGPRTPLKATSLEPYRVHALDSSVGQERVQAEQDSRNRFLEQLLQWQQAGETVWLLAPTDADQKRWEEIIAETPGLKDFKPLYQRGDIAKGFRWELGKQAQPLAKSLPDLKKRPGWVVVGASDLFSRRQAPPRRSKQRKLLQRRPIDQMLDFSELADGDVLVHLAHGICLYRGLRKMDIKGREEEVISLEFADKLTLHLPLQESHLLTRYVGLTKSHPKLAKLGGNTWEKSRRAAEKATVDFAAQLIQLQAEREQGEGFACLPDTEWQREFEGAFPHRETNDQLRSIDDAKRDMEKPHPMDRLLCGDVGFGKTEVAMRAAFKAVMSGKQVAVLVPTTILAQQHYNTFRERMADFPVTIEMISRFRQKKQQDKILEEVAGGKIDILIGTHRLLTGDVEFKDLGLLVIDEEHRFGVRHKEKLKQFKTQVDVFAMSATPIPRTLYLALMGVRDLSVIETPPADRLPVQTIVKGYDVNLVKKAITEELDRGGQVFYLHNRVQTIEAVAAKIEELVPQARVGVGHGQMPEAMLERVMTKFVAGEYDVLVCTTIIENGLDIPNCNTMIIEGADRFGLSQLYQLRGRVGRYHRQAYAYLLLHRHARMLDIARKRLAAMRQYTQLGAGFKIAMRDLELRGAGNLLGAQQSGHIASVGFELYCQLLRQSIGRLRGESVARHIRASVALDFVRQGTGGPDSRSLKPIDILDEAENATGRQVSVVEAYLPAEYVNEARLRIDLYRRLALAVEPKEVDAIEAELQDRFGPLPSPAHFLVVVTRLRTLAEAHGFASVETDGDRLKLLRATGKRDDYVKVGPRFPRLTRAEPLLRLREIEQYLKRVGQT